One stretch of Paroedura picta isolate Pp20150507F chromosome 13, Ppicta_v3.0, whole genome shotgun sequence DNA includes these proteins:
- the UNG gene encoding uracil-DNA glycosylase has product MIGQKTLLSFFAAAPGRKRSRSPEPGGSAQAGSPKRAKAGLASPGPPPLSPQQLERIRRNKEAALQRLAARTSSLCPADLGRSWRLSLAAEFSKPYFSQLMAFVAEERKRYTVYPPPNQVFTWTQMCDIHEVKVVILGQDPYHGPTQAHGLCFSVQRPVPPPPSLENIYKELTTDIEDFSHPGHGDLTGWARQGVLLLNAVLTVRAHQANSHKEKGWEQFTDAVVSWLNQNLEGLVFMLWGAYAQKKGSAIDRKRHHVLQTVHPSPLSVHRGFFGCKHFSKTNEWLQKSGKKPIDWSAL; this is encoded by the exons ATGATCGGACAGAAGACGCTGCTCTCCTTCTTCGCGGCGGCGCCCGGCAGGAAGCGGAGCCGCTCTCCAGAGCCAGGCGGGAGCGCGCAG GCCGGCTCCCCGAAGCGCGCCAAGGCCGGCCTCGCCTCTCCCGGGCCTCCTCCGCTGAGCCCGCAGCAGCTGGAGCGGATCCGCAGGAACAAGGAGGCGGCTCTGCAGAGGCTCGCCGCGCGCACCTCCAGCCTCTGCCCCGCGGACCTCGGGCGCAGCTGGCGGCTCTCGCTGGCCGCGGAGTTCTCCAAGCCCTACTTCTCCCAG ctcATGGCCTTTGTTGCTGAGGAGCGCAAGCGTTACACTGTCTACCCACCCCCAAATCAAGTCTTCACCTGGACCCAGATGTGTGACATCCATGAG GTGAAAGTGGTCATCTTGGGCCAGGATCCATATCATGGACCCACTCAAGCGCACGGCCTCTGCTTCAGTGTCCAGAGACCAGTTCCACCTCCACCCAG ccTAGAAAATATTTACAAAGAGCTTACAACAGACATAGAAGACTTTTCTCATCCCGGCCATGGAGACTTGACAGGATGGGCCAGACAAG GAGTCCTCCTGCTCAATGCGGTCCTCACAGTCCGGGCGCACCAAGCCAATTCCCACAAGGAGAAGGGCTGGGAGCAGTTCACAGATGCGGTGGTCTCGTGGCTGAACCAAAACCTGGAGGGGCTGGTCTTCATGCTCTGGGGAGCTTATGCTCAGAAGAAGGGCAGTGCCATCGACAGA AAGCGCCACCATGTCCTGCAGACGGTCCACCCTTCGCCCCTCTCTGTCCACAGGGGCTTCTTCGGCTGTAAGCATTTCTCAAAGACAAACGAATGGCTGCAGAAATCTGGGAAGAAGCCCATTGACTGGAGTGCGCTCTGA
- the ALKBH2 gene encoding DNA oxidative demethylase ALKBH2: MAACVARGAPEPREEEEEERPPPPCSWREIRAEGLRCSYTVLFCRAQADALFRALEREVAYLPGELTRVQVFGKWHNIPRQQVTYGDPGLTYTYSGVTLSPRPWIPVLEHIRDQVQLATSHTFNFVLINRYKDGRDHIGEHRDDERELAPRSPIASVSFGACRDFVFRHGASRGRRPSCRIEPIRLQLEHGSLLVMNFPTNRYWYHSLPSRKKVLAPRINLTFRKVRAV, from the exons ATGGCGGCCTGCGTGGCCCGAGGGGCTCCGGAgccgcgggaggaggaggaggaggagaggccgcCGCCGCCCTGCTCGTGGAGGGAGATCCGGGCCGAGGGGCTCCGCTGCAGCTACACGGTcctcttctgccgggcccaggccgACGCGCTCTTCCGGGCGCTGGAGCGGGAAGTGGCCTACCTCCCAG gggAGCTGACCAGAGTGCAGGTGTTTGGCAAGTGGCACAACATTCCGAGGCAGCAGGTGACCTACGGGGACCCCGGGCTGACCTACACTTACTCAGGCGTCACCTTGTCTCCCAGACCATGGATTCCCGTTCTGGAGCATATCAGGGACCAGGTCCAGCTGGCCACGAGCCACACCTTCAACTTTGTTCTCATCAACAG GTACAAGGATGGCCGTGACCACATAGGGGAGCACAGGGACGACGAGCGGGAGCTGGCCCCTCGCAGCCCCATCGCCTCCGTCTCTTTCGGGGCCTGCAGGGACTTTGTCTTCCGGCACGGAGCTTCCCGCGGAAGGAGGCCCTCGTGCCGCATCGAGCCCATCCGGCTGCAGCTGGAGCACGGCAGCCTGCTGGTGATGAACTTCCCCACCAACCGCTACTGGTACCACAGCCTGCCCAGCCGCAAGAAGGTCTTGGCCCCAAGGATCAACCTGACCTTTCGGAAAGTGAGGGCTGTCTAG